A window from Cryptomeria japonica chromosome 1, Sugi_1.0, whole genome shotgun sequence encodes these proteins:
- the LOC131873955 gene encoding uncharacterized protein LOC131873955 isoform X1 yields the protein MFILFLAIGTRMASTSSSIGNEQVIAKQRNDPNSPLWKYVDIIKQLPGGGGFRWKCHGCDIERNSSYYRVVGHLCGIKGRGIKKCPGKNGKPIPDEIVMKYIREHEAAEEREARRLNQTASKKTRGMQGPSNPSIVVEDHPFFATNEPQSEPPLTRKRTKGPLETAFQNESRDNADQDIVRCIYANGLSFNVVRSPYWKQMIKSVNEAPRGYKGPGYEKVRGTLLEKEVKRVEDALKPIRDSWVETGVTIVSDGWKDAKNRPLINVIAVSPKGAMFLRAVDCEGQIKDGEFIAEILISAIESVGPRNVVQVITDNAKNCRAAGLLVEQRYDHIFWTPCAVHSLNLMLQRIGQKIKWIRDVYAEAEDIQMFITNHHMSRGIFRTYSNLELLKVAETRFASNTIVLRRLVKVRVALCNMVISTNWTVWKQSSTERAGKIRDRILDEKWWDLVTYLLSITEPIMSMIRYTDMDRPCIGEIYDGIDSMLEKIKFTINEKENDPQEKFFKELELIIVERWNKMTTPLHLLAYALTPKYYSNQFLDKPGRIPPWRDLEVSDGYKAAFLRLYPDDDLRDVVTNEFIEFANGNGLSVDALRHRSKKDAHSWWYFHGTCFQHLQPLAIKVLSQVASSSASERNWSTYSFIHSVKRNRLLSKRAENLVYVHSNLRLLSHKQHDYTQGETKMWDIEPEHTDLDAPGSQLLALTLDDSEIEPTYSASASGIGSCNVNVNEDEEEEEEEDEELDDPFDD from the exons atgtttattttatttcttgccataggaactagaatggcatctacatcttcctccattggcaatgaacaagtaattgcaaaacaaagaaatgatccaaattctcccttatggaaatatgtggacattataaaacaacttccgggaggtgggggattccgttggaaatgccatggatgtgatattgaacgtaatagttcatattatcgagtggtaggccatttgtgtggaataaaaggaagaggcatcaaaaaatgccctggcaaaaatggtaaacctataccagatgagatagtgatgaaatatattagggagcatgaggcggcagaagagagggaagcccgtagattgaaccaaaccgcatcaaagaaaacaaggggaatgcaaggcccttctaatcccagtattgtagtagaagaccaccccttctttgccacaaatgaacctcaaagtgaaccacccttgacacgtaaaagaacaaaagggcctttagaaaccgcattccaaaatgagagtagagacaatgctgatcaagatatagtaaggtgcatttatgcaaatggtttgtcattcaatgttgttcgctccccatattggaagcaaatgataaaaagtgttaatgaggcaccaagagggtataagggccccggttatgagaaggtacgtggaacattattggagaaagaggtgaagagggttgaagatgcattgaaacccataagggattcgtgggttgagacaggtgtaacaattgtttcagatgggtggaaagatgctaaaaaccgtcccttgatcaatgtcatagcggtgtcccctaaaggggcaatgtttttgagagctgtggattgtgagggccaaataaaagatggcgaatttattgcagaaattctcatctctgccattgagtctgtgggaccccgcaatgttgtccaagtcataacggacaatgcaaaaaattgtagagctgctggtttgttggttgagcaacgctatgatcacatcttttggacaccttgtgcggtacattcactcaatcttatgctacaaaggattgggcaaaaaataaaatggatcagagatgtgtatgcagaggctgaggacatccagatgttcatcacaaaccaccacatgtctcgagggatttttagaacctattcaaatttggagctattgaag gttgctgagacccgttttgcatcaaacacaatcgtcttaagacgacttgtgaaagttagagtggcactatgcaatatggtgatcagcaccaattggactgtatggaagcaaagtagcactgagagggcaggaaaaattagggatagaatattggatgagaaatggtgggatcttgttacatatctcctaagtatcactgagcccatcatgagcatgattcgctatacagacatggataggccttgcataggtgagatttatgatggcattgattcaatgcttgaaaaaataaagttcactataaatgaaaaagagaatgatcctcaggagaaattcttcaaagaactggaattaattattgtagagaggtggaataagatgaccactcctttgcaccttcttgcctatgccttgacacctaagtactatagcaatcagtttcttgataaaccaggaaggattccaccatggagagatctagaagtatctgatgggtataaggcagcatttcttagactatatcccgatgatgatttgcgagatgttgttacaaatgagttcatagaattcgcaaatgggaatggtctaagtgttgatgcacttcgtcatagatccaagaaagatgctcatagctggtggtacttccatggcacatgcttccaacacctacaacccctcgctataaaagttttatcacaa gttgctagttcatctgcttcagaaagaaattggagcacatactctttcatccactcagtaaagcgcaataggctgctatcaaaaagagcggagaatttagtatatgtgcattccaacctacgtcttctttcacacaaacaacatgactacacacaaggggaaacaaagatgtgggatatagagccagagcatactgatttggatgctcctggttctcagcttcttgcattgacacttgatgactcggaaattgagccaacttatagtgcaagtgcaagtggcattggctcatgtaatgtcaatgtcaatgaggatgaggaggaggaggaggaggaggatgaagaattagatgatccatttgatgattaa
- the LOC131873955 gene encoding uncharacterized protein LOC131873955 isoform X2 → MASTSSSIGNEQVIAKQRNDPNSPLWKYVDIIKQLPGGGGFRWKCHGCDIERNSSYYRVVGHLCGIKGRGIKKCPGKNGKPIPDEIVMKYIREHEAAEEREARRLNQTASKKTRGMQGPSNPSIVVEDHPFFATNEPQSEPPLTRKRTKGPLETAFQNESRDNADQDIVRCIYANGLSFNVVRSPYWKQMIKSVNEAPRGYKGPGYEKVRGTLLEKEVKRVEDALKPIRDSWVETGVTIVSDGWKDAKNRPLINVIAVSPKGAMFLRAVDCEGQIKDGEFIAEILISAIESVGPRNVVQVITDNAKNCRAAGLLVEQRYDHIFWTPCAVHSLNLMLQRIGQKIKWIRDVYAEAEDIQMFITNHHMSRGIFRTYSNLELLKVAETRFASNTIVLRRLVKVRVALCNMVISTNWTVWKQSSTERAGKIRDRILDEKWWDLVTYLLSITEPIMSMIRYTDMDRPCIGEIYDGIDSMLEKIKFTINEKENDPQEKFFKELELIIVERWNKMTTPLHLLAYALTPKYYSNQFLDKPGRIPPWRDLEVSDGYKAAFLRLYPDDDLRDVVTNEFIEFANGNGLSVDALRHRSKKDAHSWWYFHGTCFQHLQPLAIKVLSQVASSSASERNWSTYSFIHSVKRNRLLSKRAENLVYVHSNLRLLSHKQHDYTQGETKMWDIEPEHTDLDAPGSQLLALTLDDSEIEPTYSASASGIGSCNVNVNEDEEEEEEEDEELDDPFDD, encoded by the exons atggcatctacatcttcctccattggcaatgaacaagtaattgcaaaacaaagaaatgatccaaattctcccttatggaaatatgtggacattataaaacaacttccgggaggtgggggattccgttggaaatgccatggatgtgatattgaacgtaatagttcatattatcgagtggtaggccatttgtgtggaataaaaggaagaggcatcaaaaaatgccctggcaaaaatggtaaacctataccagatgagatagtgatgaaatatattagggagcatgaggcggcagaagagagggaagcccgtagattgaaccaaaccgcatcaaagaaaacaaggggaatgcaaggcccttctaatcccagtattgtagtagaagaccaccccttctttgccacaaatgaacctcaaagtgaaccacccttgacacgtaaaagaacaaaagggcctttagaaaccgcattccaaaatgagagtagagacaatgctgatcaagatatagtaaggtgcatttatgcaaatggtttgtcattcaatgttgttcgctccccatattggaagcaaatgataaaaagtgttaatgaggcaccaagagggtataagggccccggttatgagaaggtacgtggaacattattggagaaagaggtgaagagggttgaagatgcattgaaacccataagggattcgtgggttgagacaggtgtaacaattgtttcagatgggtggaaagatgctaaaaaccgtcccttgatcaatgtcatagcggtgtcccctaaaggggcaatgtttttgagagctgtggattgtgagggccaaataaaagatggcgaatttattgcagaaattctcatctctgccattgagtctgtgggaccccgcaatgttgtccaagtcataacggacaatgcaaaaaattgtagagctgctggtttgttggttgagcaacgctatgatcacatcttttggacaccttgtgcggtacattcactcaatcttatgctacaaaggattgggcaaaaaataaaatggatcagagatgtgtatgcagaggctgaggacatccagatgttcatcacaaaccaccacatgtctcgagggatttttagaacctattcaaatttggagctattgaag gttgctgagacccgttttgcatcaaacacaatcgtcttaagacgacttgtgaaagttagagtggcactatgcaatatggtgatcagcaccaattggactgtatggaagcaaagtagcactgagagggcaggaaaaattagggatagaatattggatgagaaatggtgggatcttgttacatatctcctaagtatcactgagcccatcatgagcatgattcgctatacagacatggataggccttgcataggtgagatttatgatggcattgattcaatgcttgaaaaaataaagttcactataaatgaaaaagagaatgatcctcaggagaaattcttcaaagaactggaattaattattgtagagaggtggaataagatgaccactcctttgcaccttcttgcctatgccttgacacctaagtactatagcaatcagtttcttgataaaccaggaaggattccaccatggagagatctagaagtatctgatgggtataaggcagcatttcttagactatatcccgatgatgatttgcgagatgttgttacaaatgagttcatagaattcgcaaatgggaatggtctaagtgttgatgcacttcgtcatagatccaagaaagatgctcatagctggtggtacttccatggcacatgcttccaacacctacaacccctcgctataaaagttttatcacaa gttgctagttcatctgcttcagaaagaaattggagcacatactctttcatccactcagtaaagcgcaataggctgctatcaaaaagagcggagaatttagtatatgtgcattccaacctacgtcttctttcacacaaacaacatgactacacacaaggggaaacaaagatgtgggatatagagccagagcatactgatttggatgctcctggttctcagcttcttgcattgacacttgatgactcggaaattgagccaacttatagtgcaagtgcaagtggcattggctcatgtaatgtcaatgtcaatgaggatgaggaggaggaggaggaggaggatgaagaattagatgatccatttgatgattaa